DNA sequence from the Streptomyces sp. HUAS 15-9 genome:
ACGATTCGTCACTGATTGCAAGCGGGTGATTGCGCCAGGCGAGGGGTGGGGGATGGATCCGGTGTCGGTAGGGTTGTTGGCAGCGCTGGCTGGTGGAGCCGGCGGGGAGGTCGGGCGGCAGGCGTGGGCGGGGTTGACCGCGCTGGTGCGGCGACCGTTCCGCCGGGATGGCCCCGGACAAGGTCCGGTGGTCAGTTCTGGGGAGCCGGAGCTGGTGCGCCTTGCCGGAGATCCGGGCGACCAGGGTCGGGCGCAGGCTCTGAGCACGGCGTTGGCGGTCCGGGCCGCGCTGGATGAGGACTTCCGTACCGGGCTCGCGGCCTGGGCGGAGCAGGCCAAACTGGTGCGCACGGGGGACGGGGCGGTGACGAACACCGTCAGCGGCGGCACCCAGTACGGGCCGGTAGTACAGGGCCGGGATTTCTCCAACCTGACCTTCACCGGTACGTCCCCGCCTCCTCGGCCGACCTCCGTCGATGCTGCTGGTGACAACGCAGCCGACTCGGCGCCGTGACCGGCATGACTGACGATGCCCGTGAGGGAAGATCGAATGGCGAAGGGTCGCTGGCGGCAACTTCTGCCGCGGGGTCATCCAGGGCCGGGAGATGAAGGCCAGTATCGACAAGACCGACCTCGCCATCCAGACCGCACCCAGTCCCTCAACCACCCGGACGACCCGGTTTCCAGCAGGGTTCATCGCCCCCGTCGACTACGGCTCCGGCCGATGACTCTTCCTGGAGCGGGCTCTGGAAGCCCTGCTCCGCACATGGGCGATTCCTGGCGAGTAGATTCCCGACCGCCTGCGTGACCGCCAGCGGCTATGCCGCTACCTCTACGCCCTGGCCCACTTCTACGCCCTCGGTACCCTGGACCGGAGCACCTGCACCACCCTTCTTGACTGGCGTTCACGATGCCGACGAAGTCCGGGCCATCCTGGGCGCGTTCATCGGCGAGGTGCCGGACGGATGCCCAGGCCAGTGTCCGGCCGGTCGTTCTGAGGGACGCTCGAATCCGCGGGCCCGGCAGACAGCGGCGTTTGGGGGGCGTGGCGGGACTATCGGTTGGGGGGAGAACCAGGAGCCTGCCGTGCGTCAGTATGGCGTCTGTGACAGCGTGGTCGAGCATGCCGGTGCGTTCGCGGGTAGGCAGCGCGACGGAGTCGAGCGCTACGACGGCCCGGCCGCCGAGCATCCACAGTTGATGCGCGGACTGGCGGGCGCGACGCGGCCACGAACGTACGGTGCCCTCAGGACCGGAGGTTCGACGGCGAGCCCTCGTCAGCTTCCGGCTCTCGTCGGTGCTCACCGGCCGGATGAACACAGTCGATCGATGCCGGACGACCACCTCCGAGAACCGCGCTTGGCGGCCGTCTGCTCTTTGGCGGGCAGCAGATCGATCACTCGGCCGAGAATGCGCGACGAACTACTGGCTCTGGCTGTCACCTGGCAGCCTCAGAGTACGAGTGCTGTACACATGCCGGAACCCGAGTCGCTCGTAGAGTCTGCGAGCCGGATTGCCTTCGGTCACTGCCAGGCGCAAGTCTTCTGCCAGACCGTCCAGATACGCTGTGGCCAGTGCGTACTTCATGAGAAGCGAGCCGATTCCTCGCAGGGAGCACTCCGGGTCCCGGAACAGGTCGGTGAACCCCGGCCCTGGTAGGGCGGGCGGTCCAACTTCGGCATTGGCCAGAATGGCGCCTATGGGCTGCGGTCCGAGAAGGGCCACGGTGCTGCAGGCAAGGTTTCGCCCATAGAGCGCACCGGTCAAGAGCGGCACCAGATGCCTGGATCGATCCACGCTGCGATCCGGGTGCCCCGGTAGGTAGGCGCGCTCACGGACAGTCTGCAATTGGTCGATGTCCACCTCCAAAGCAGGTACGAAGTGGACGCGAGGAGGAAGTTTGGGGCGTGCCCAGTCTGGGTCGGGCGGACACGACGACAGATGCCATAGATAGTGATGGGCATGGCGCAACGGCACGGCTCCAGGAATGTCAGGTGCTACGGCCCCATCATCCCGCAGGGAGACGGTCCACCCGGGCAGCCTGCCGAGGAGGAGGTGGAGCAGATCACTCGCTCCGTCCCCGATGAGGCGGACATCGTCCGCCCAGGGAGACCCGTCCCGGGCTGTGCCCTGTACAAACTCGAGTCTCGACTCATTCGAGCCATACCCAAGAGTCATGTGCGTGTGAGCCGTAGGGCCGACTTGCCAGTACCTCATATTGGGACCCTCTCTCTCGGCTACTAGTCATCTCGCCGGAACGGCAAGGGCGTTGTGCGGAAAACTGATCTCGGATAGCATTCCTGAGAATCTATCGGCTGCGGGGGTTCAATGGGGGATGTCCGAAATCGCGTCGGTTCCTTGGTGCTCGACGACAGGACGATCAGACTGGATTGCACGCCTCAGTGGCTCTCATCTCACCTCGAGCACCTTTCCTTCTGCGGTGTTCATTTGGCGAGGGGCTATGAGACCAATGTGCTTCGGTACGTCTGCGATGCCATCGTCCCCGATGTTCCAAAATCGCTCTTGGCTGAGGACGCGGCTTTACTCGAACGACATATCGCAACTGATGACACGCCCGCCGGCCTCTGCTTGGGCTTCGACCGTATTCCCCTGTCGGACGCTACAGCGAAAGCTATGGTGGAGGAGGCGAGCCGTCAGGATTTCCAGCCAAATCATGGAGCCCATTATCGGTTGGGACGCCTTGAAGGGCGGCTGGTCGACGTCCTGGAAGCTCGTGCCGGAAGCCTGACGACAACAAGGTTCGATCCGAAAATACGCCAGTACTCCGATCATGCGTCAGCCCAGTGGGTGGGCATGCACTACGACAATGCACTGACGGATTCCCGCGAAGGTGAGCGATTCCCGCGTAGTGTCAGGCTGGAGGCAGCAGAACGTCGGTGCCTGTGCAACCTGGGGCCGGGGGACCGAATCCTCATCCTCAGCCTGAACATGACAGCGCTTTATCTCTCGGACACCGTCCGGCCGGGCGATGGGGACCATGTGCCCGACACCCCGCAGTTGCGGCGGTTCCTACGGGCTCATCCCCAGGAAGTTCGACGAACGGTGTGCATCACCGTGCGGCTGAAACCCGGCGACGCGGTCGTCTTTCCGGCGGGTATCGCGCTGCACGACGGCTCGACGAGGGGAATTCAGGCGCAGTCCCGTGCCCTGGTCCTCGCTGGGCGCTTTCCACGCCGTAGGAGTGACATAACGCCCTTGGGGCGGTCCGGACACTTGCTCTGAAACTGCGAAGACTCTCGACTCATGGATGAAACGAGCGCAACGGTGGCGTGATTGGCCTGAACTCCTGCCGGGATCACCGCAGCGAGCGGGCTCCGATCCTGTCAGTGCGGGTGTACTGTAGCGCAGTTGCCTGCGGGTCCGGGATCTGGGCTAATTGCGAGCTGGGGCCCATTAGAGGGTTCCAGACTGCATAACAAGATCGAAGGAAGGAGATCCAGATGATTCTTGCTATTTGACTTGATGCTCTACCAGCAGGTAGCGGCGTAGCGCAATGGGCCGACCTGGGATCAAGGCAGTTTATAATTTCAGACCTTTGAGGCCTTGTCAACTGCAGTGGACCGTCAATGGTATAGGGAATCGGTCATTCCGGTCTGGGTTCCCTAGACGCCGACCGCCCGTCTCTGTAGCCTCGAATTTCAGGGTCAACGTGTGCTCGGAGGGCGGACATTGTGAGCGACGGGGAGGCCGATCGGGCGGACCGGGTGAACAATGATCTTTCCGGTTCGGTGACCAATTCCGTCCAGGCGCGGAACGTCTCGGGCGGCGTGCACTTCCATGGGCAACACGCTGGCGTTCCCCGTCCCTACCAGCTTCCGCCGGAGTCGTCCCACTTCACTGGCAGAAGCGAGGACCTCGCCAAGCTCGACGCCATATTTGAAGGGTGGACCCACGAGGTCCGGCCGACCGTCATCGTGTCGGCGGTGGCGGGCACTGCCGGTATCGGCAAGACAGCTCTGGCCATCCACTGGGCCCGGGGTGTCGCCGATCGCTTTCCTGACGGGTTGCTCTACGTCAACCTCCAGGGGTACGGTCCCGGCCCGCTGATCACACCGAACCAGGCACTCCACGGATTTCTGCTCGCGCTCGGCACATCGGCCGAAGGGCTTCCCGAGGACCTTGAGGGCCGCAGTGGACTGTTCAGAAGCCTCCTTCATCAGCGGTGCATGCTCGTTCTTCTGGACAACGCTCGCGACGCGGAGCAGGTCCGTCCGTTGCTGCCCGCTTCTGCAACCTGCTTCGTCCTGATCACCAGCAGAAGCCAACTCTCCAGTCTGGTGGTGCGCGACGGCGCGCAGCGCCTCGTCCTCGACATGCTGTCCCCGGAAGAATCACTGGAGTTGCTGGGCTCGATCATCGGAGGGGGCCGCCTCGATGCGGAACCCTCGGCAGCCGTACTACTCACGGTCAGATGCGCCCGTCTGCCGTTGGCCCTGCGCATCGCAGCCGAGATGGCCGCGGCGCGACCCCATGCCTCGCTGGAGGAACTGGCCGACGAATTGACCGGCGCTGCCCGGATCGAAGCCCTGGCCACGTACGACGATGACGAGACGTCCGCAGTCCGGAAGGTGTTCTCCTGGTCATATCGCAATCTCTCGCCCGCTACTGCTCGCGTGTTTCGCCTGCTGAGCCTGCCGACGGGTCAGGACATCAGCCTCAAAGCGGCCGCGGCCCTGGCTGACTTGGCGCCGGCCCAGACGCTGCGCATACTGTCGAACCTGGTCAGCGCCAATCTCCTTGAGATCGCCGGCAACAATCGCTATCGCTTCCACGATTTGATCCGCGACTACGCCGGTGAATGCAGTGTCGAGGAGGACGACGAGCACGACCGGTCACAGGCGCTGCACCGCCTGTTTTCATGGCTTGTCGCCACCGGGGAGAAAGCCGGTGCCGTTCTTGGAACCCGTCGTGGTGCGGCTCCTTTCACGATCTCCGACGAAGAACGACCCCCCGCACATCTGTCTGTCGCTCTGGACTCGCCCGCAAGTGCACTTGGTTGGTGCGAGACCGAGTTCGCGAACGTCGTGGCGGCGTGTCGGCAGGCAGCGGACGTCGGCGACTTTGCTTCCGCCTGGAAGCTGCCCGCCGCGCTTAGGCCCTTCTTCCAGCTCAGAAGGCCCACGTTGGACTGGATTGCGGTCAATGAGATCGCCCTGGCCGCAGCAGAGGCTTTGCGCGATGAACACGCGCAGTTGGTGGCGTTGCGTGATCTGGGCGCCGCGAACGTGTACTGCGGCAGACATGAAGAAGCCTATGCGTGCTGCATGCGCGCCCTGGCGGTCAGTCAGCGCCTGGGCGAGGACGAGGGCTGGAACCTGAACAACGTGGGCGATGCGCTAATCTCCCTGCGTCGCTTCGAAGCGGCTGTCGACTACCTGCTCTCCGCGCTGCGGATGGCGCGCCGATCAGGCGACGCATGGCTCATCGCCCATGCGCTGGAAAACCTCGGTTCGGCCTATCTGGGCCTGAACCGGCCGGAAGACGCCGTGGAGTCACTCAGCGAGTCCTTGGCAATTTTCGAAGATCTCTCCTATCCCTTTGGTCAGGGGCTCGTTCTGGACAAACTGGCCGGCACTCATCTGTCCGTAGGGTGCTTCGACGAGGCGATCACGGCCGGTCTGCAGGCATCCGCCTTCCATGCAGCAGTGGGCAACAGGCTCGGTGAGGCGTCTACTCTGCAAATCCTCGCCCGCGCCTTTGCCGCCGCGGGCCGCCGTCAGGAGGCAGAAAGCCATCGGCTGCAAGCCCTGCAGATCCTCGAGGAACTTGGTCACCCGGACGCGGAACTGATCCGATCAACGATCCGGCGTCCAGAAGACTGAAGGCCACGGTTTCCCCGGTCGCCCCGGGCCGGCAGGTTGGAGCGGCACGATGGCACAGGCCTCGGTAGCCCTGGAGTCGAGCCATGAGCGGACTTACTGTGCGTGAACCGTGCACCCCGCTCCCGCGAGGCGTTACTGACTTCAGCTGGTCAGGGTGACGTTGGATCGTCGAGGGTCAGGCCGGTCCCCGCTATGAAGCCGTCGAGGGTGTGGGGCCGGTACTGAAGTCGTTTGAGCCGGTTGCGGACGAGGGCCTCGAGCCGGTCGAGGGCGACCGCGGCGAGGTTGGCCAAGCTGCGCTTGACGTGCGCCCATACCCACTCGACGGGGTTGAGGTCGGGCGAGTAGGCGGGCAGCAGGAACACCGTCAGCCATGCACGCTCGGCGATCAGCTCACGCATGGCGTGGGAGACATGGGTGTTCAAGCGGTCCCAGACCAGCACGATCGGCGCTTTGACGAGCTGGTGAGTGCCGTCGATCAGCGCGATGAAGTCGCGTTCTCCCATGCTGCGGCGGTTGCCCTTGCCCGAGGCGTGGGTGCGCAGTCGGTGGCACAGCCGGGTCCGGGAGCCGGGCCGCATGGCGATCAGCCCGGCCACGGAGAGTCGTCCCGAACGTCTTCCGCTCACCGTCACCTGCGGAGTCACTCCGTGTCGGCCCCAGGTGCGTCCTTTGGGCGGCCGGCGGGTGAAGCCTGCCTCGTCCTGGAAGCAGATGTAGCCTCCGCGGGCCGCCCGGGCTCTTTTACCTCGGCCCAGGTCGCCTGGTCGTAGGCGGTCAGTGCGCGCATGACTGGCTGGCCGCGCATGACCCTGGCTCCACTCATCAGGCCCCTTTAAAACGATCATTTAGGCTGACGCGGTGACTGATGAGCAGGAGCGGGTGCAGCCGTCGGGAGTGTGGGCCACGGCGGTGGGGGTGGCCAGGGTGCGGGCGCTGGAGACCGAGCGGGAGAACGCGCTGTTCCGCGACCCGCTGGCACAGGCCTTCGCCACCGCCGGCGGCCTGTGGCCCTCCTCGCCGCCGCTGCCCGATGACGAGGCCGCGCGACGCCGCCGGCTGGCCGTGGTGTTTTCCATCGTCATCAGGACGAAGTTCCTCGACGACCTGTTGCAGCAGGCCTCCGCGTCCGGGGTCCGGCAGGTCGTGCTGCTCGGCGCCGGCATGGACAGCCGGGCCTTCCGGACGGACTGGCCCGAGGGCACCCGGCTGTTCGAGGTCGACACCGCCGCGCCACTGGACTTCAAGGCTTCGGTACTGCGCCAGGAGCGGGCCGTCGCACGCTGCGAGCGGATCACCGTCGCCGTGGATCTGCGTGAGGACTGGCCAGGCGCGCTGGCCGCGGCAGGGCACGACCCGGCCGTGCCGACCGTGTGGATCGCCGAAGGACTGCTGATCTATCTGCCCGAGGACGCGGTGGAGCTGCTGCTGGCCCGGATCAGCGCGCAGTCGGCGACAGGCAGTCGGATGGGGCTGACGTTGGGCTCGCGCGGCGTGATCGAGCGCTTCGGCGCGGACGCCGCGCCGGGATCGGCAGCGTCCATGTGGGTCTCGGAGATGCCCGACGACCCGGTGGGCTGGCTGGCCGGGCACGGCTGGGAGGCCGACAGCCACACCCTGCGCGAGCGCGCTGCCGCCTACGGACGCCCGATCAGCACCCCGCCCCAGCACGAGGAACGGCCCGGCGGACTGATCTCGGCGGTCCGCCGGTAGAACGTCTCCCGGTTCCCTAGATGATCGATCCCGCGGGGGCCACCGGTCGGCCCCCGCCCGCCGTCAGCCCGGGCCGCTACACGCTGGACCCAACCACCCCGACGCCCTACCCGAAGGCGACCGACTCCAGCTCAAAGGCGTCCTCGCCAATTGCCTCGCGCTCGACGGCACTTGCCGAGCATGTGCGTTATTTCGGGCACACGGTCGCTCACCTCCAGGGTGACCAGTTGCCGACCTGGATCGAAGCGGCCACCTCCATCACCGAACTGTCCAGCCTCCGGAGCTTCGCCCAGCACCTCGAACGCGACCTCGACACAACGCGTTGTGCCGAGCCTGAGATGGGGGCTGTTCGGCCGCCCAGTCCTTACCCCGCTTGCCGCCATCACGAGTGGCGGTGCGGCCACGCCGGGTACGCCCTCATGGCAGTCGGCGCTGGCGCTGTTCAGGAGAATGAACAAAGCCGCGACCGCGTCAGGGGAGTCGAGTCGAGTGTCGCGGAGTTCACGTGTTCTGCAGCGCCGGGCGGCGCGGCGAGTGCGTCAGGTGGGCAGAGTGGCGAGCCAGTCGGTCAGGAGTCGGTTGACCTCGGCTGGGCGTTCTTGCTGGATCCAGTGGCCGCAGCCGTCGAGGAGGTGTGAGGAGACCAGGCCCGGTAGCGTGACCGGGTACGCCTTGATCGCGTCGGACAGCCAGGTCGTGGAAGCGTCGAGGGTGCCACCGATGAACAGGGACGGCTGGGTGATGGGGGCGCCGTCGAAGGCGGCGAGGTCTTCCCAGTCGCGGTCCATGTTCCGGTAGCGGTTGAGTGCTCCGGAAAGGCCGGTGCGTTCGAACTCCCCGGCGTAGACGTCGAGATCGCTCTCGCTCAGCCAGGCAGGCAGTCGGCCGACGGGAAGCCGCTCACGCAGCGTCGCGTTCCTGCTGACGAAGTGCGGATCGGGAGCGCCGGGTGCGGGCATGGTGTCGGCGGACAGGGCCGCATAGAAGCCCGCGAGCCAGCCGCGCACATCGGGTTCGATCTCGGCCTCGGCGCGGCCCGGCTCCTGGAAGTACGAGACGTAGAACTCCTCATCCCCGCCCATGTGAGCGAAGACGTCGCTGGGGCGGGGCCCACCACGCGGGGCATAGGGAACGCTCAGCAGCCCCACCGCCCGAAACACATCCGGCCTGAGCAGAGCGGAGTTCGCGGCTATGGTCGCGCCCCAGTCGTGGCCGATGACCACCGCCGACTCCTCGTCCAGGACGTGCACCACCGCGACGTTGTCCTCCACCAGGCCGAGCATCCGGTACGCATCCGTTGCGGTCGGCTTGGAGGAGCGGCCGTAGCCGCGCACATCGATGGCGACCGCGCGGTATCCCGCCGCCGCGAGTACCGGCAGCTGGTGGCGCCAGGAGTACCAGGACTCCGGGAAGCCGTGGACGAGCAGCACCAGCGGCCCGGTTCCCTGTTCCGCGAGGTGAATCCGGCCTCCTGGCGAGGGGACCGACCGGTGTGTGATCTCCGCGATGTGCTGCGGCATTCGTCTCCTCCGGGACCGTTGGTCTGCTGTGCGCCAGGAGGGCGTCCCTCCCGCCGTTCCGTCGGCTCAACGCCGATCATGCGGAAGGTCCTGCCGGGAAGACGAGTTCGTTTGCCGATTCAGCAAGCCCGACCGTCGGCGGTGGCACCGACGCGGTCGGACCACCATTCCATCACCACGCCCTTGATGTGCAGATCGAGCAAGCACCGGGTCAGGGGCGGCGGGCGTATGCGCCGGCGGCGACATTCTCCTTCGCCGCCGTTTCGCCCGCTCTCGAATGGGTCCTTGACTCGGCAACCCAACACTGCCGTGCCTGTGCCGTTTCCGCCACCGCCACCTCCTGGGCGAGTTGGGCTGGGTGAGCAGGACAGTGACAGGTCTCAGGTGCTTGCGTCTCGTCCTCCTGGGATCGGCTTCCTTCACCCCTTGGGGCCAGCGGCCGGGGCGCGGACAGCAAAGGCGGCAGAGAAAGTTGCGAGGCATGGAGAAGGCCCGGGCCGCCCGGGCCTCGTACTTCCCACAGACCTGTTATGTCGTAATCACTGGGGGATGTGACGCGCGCCTTCCACGCCCAGCGCAGGTCGACGGTGTGCCGTACGTGCTCCGCCAGGACCTCATCCGCCTGCAGGCGGCCAGCGGCATGCGCTGCCAGCACGCTGGGAGTCAGGGGCTCGACGACGTCCCGGATGTAGCCGGCCGGTGTGATGCCATCCTCCAGCGCGGCGCACGCTGCGCCGACCGCGCCGCACGAATCGTGGCCGAGGACCACCACCGGCGGGCAGTCCAGCACGTCCACCCCGTACGCGATGCTTCCCAGCACCTCGTGCGCCCACGACGTGCCCGGCGGTGCGAACCACGAACAAGTCGCGCAGGCCGCGATCGAAGATGATCTCCGCTGCCAGCCGGGAATCGGAACATCCAAACAGCACGGCGAAGGGACACTGGGCCGGTGCGATCTCGGCACGACGTGCGGCGTCGTGGTCGGGTGCTCGGGGGTGCTCGCGACTTCCTTCAAGGCCGAGCTGCTGAGCGGGCCCTGCGAGGGTCGGGCCCACCTCGGCGCCGGTCCTCGAGCTGGCTGATCCTCTCGGCCGTGCCAAGCAGGGACACGAAACCATCGAGGCTGTGGACGGGCAGCTCAACACCGTCGACGGCGATCTGAACCTGCGTTGCTGAGCTGCCGGATTCCGTGATCGTCAGCGCTGCGGTGGCCCGTGCCCCTGGGGCAGGGCTCATGCTGAGTGCGTGGACGAGTTGATCACGATAGGGGAGTTGGCTGCCCGCACGCGGCTGAGCCGCAAAGCACTGCGGTTGTACGGAGACCGGGGCCTGTTGGTCCCTGCCAGGCTCGAGGGAGCGGGCCAGGTCCGCCGGTACGGAGTGGAGCAGATCCAGCGAGCCCGCTTGATCGGGCTGATGCGGTCGATGGGAATGCCGCTGGCGCGAATCGCCGAGGTGCTGGAGCTGGACGGTCACGCGGCATCGCAGTCGGTGGCCGCGTACTGGGCGCAGATGGAGGACCAGCACACCGCCCGCCGGACGCTGGCCACCCATCTGCAGCAGGTGCTCGACGAAGCGACGGATTCCCTCGGCACACCCGCTCAGCGCGACGTCGCTGCGCAGTGGGTGGTCTCGGTGCGGACTCACGTGGATGCCGACGGTCTGTCTGCGTTCCTCGACGGGGCCACTCAGGAGCTGTTCGCGCACCTGACGGCTGCCAGGGCGCGCATTGCGGGTCACGTATTCGCCCTGTATCACGGCGTCATAAGCCAGGACGGCGACGGACCGGTCGAAGTGTGCGTTCCCACCGACGACCCTGTAGAGCAGACGGACCGCATCAGGGTACGGATCGAACCGGCCCACCGAGAGGCATACCTGAAGGTGACCGGGCAGCAGCGCTCCTACGCGGTAATGGAGGCGCTGCACGACACCGTCGCGGCCTGGATCGACCAGCGTGGGCTTCGCCTGGCCGGACCCGCACGCGAGGTCTACCACCCGAACTTCACTGCAGGTGACGACACCGAGCACGTCATGGACATCGCCTATCCCTTCCATCCGCCGACGGGCACCGTGCCGGACTCCTCAGGTGGAGACGATGGCCCAGTCGTGCTCAGCTGATTCTTCCCCTTCACCCTTCCGCCGGGCTGCCTCTGCCCTGGCCGGCCATCCGCCGCGTTCCCAGCCACTGCGTGGTGCGCGGGCGCCGAGCGAAACCAAGGCGACTCCCGAGTAGCCGCACACAAGATCGACCACCACAACGCACGGTCGGCGCACGGAATTTGAGCCAGACCTCGATTCAGACCGTTAACGCCATC
Encoded proteins:
- a CDS encoding GNAT family N-acetyltransferase, coding for MRYWQVGPTAHTHMTLGYGSNESRLEFVQGTARDGSPWADDVRLIGDGASDLLHLLLGRLPGWTVSLRDDGAVAPDIPGAVPLRHAHHYLWHLSSCPPDPDWARPKLPPRVHFVPALEVDIDQLQTVRERAYLPGHPDRSVDRSRHLVPLLTGALYGRNLACSTVALLGPQPIGAILANAEVGPPALPGPGFTDLFRDPECSLRGIGSLLMKYALATAYLDGLAEDLRLAVTEGNPARRLYERLGFRHVYSTRTLRLPGDSQSQ
- a CDS encoding ATP-binding protein, producing the protein MSDGEADRADRVNNDLSGSVTNSVQARNVSGGVHFHGQHAGVPRPYQLPPESSHFTGRSEDLAKLDAIFEGWTHEVRPTVIVSAVAGTAGIGKTALAIHWARGVADRFPDGLLYVNLQGYGPGPLITPNQALHGFLLALGTSAEGLPEDLEGRSGLFRSLLHQRCMLVLLDNARDAEQVRPLLPASATCFVLITSRSQLSSLVVRDGAQRLVLDMLSPEESLELLGSIIGGGRLDAEPSAAVLLTVRCARLPLALRIAAEMAAARPHASLEELADELTGAARIEALATYDDDETSAVRKVFSWSYRNLSPATARVFRLLSLPTGQDISLKAAAALADLAPAQTLRILSNLVSANLLEIAGNNRYRFHDLIRDYAGECSVEEDDEHDRSQALHRLFSWLVATGEKAGAVLGTRRGAAPFTISDEERPPAHLSVALDSPASALGWCETEFANVVAACRQAADVGDFASAWKLPAALRPFFQLRRPTLDWIAVNEIALAAAEALRDEHAQLVALRDLGAANVYCGRHEEAYACCMRALAVSQRLGEDEGWNLNNVGDALISLRRFEAAVDYLLSALRMARRSGDAWLIAHALENLGSAYLGLNRPEDAVESLSESLAIFEDLSYPFGQGLVLDKLAGTHLSVGCFDEAITAGLQASAFHAAVGNRLGEASTLQILARAFAAAGRRQEAESHRLQALQILEELGHPDAELIRSTIRRPED
- a CDS encoding class I SAM-dependent methyltransferase, whose protein sequence is MWATAVGVARVRALETERENALFRDPLAQAFATAGGLWPSSPPLPDDEAARRRRLAVVFSIVIRTKFLDDLLQQASASGVRQVVLLGAGMDSRAFRTDWPEGTRLFEVDTAAPLDFKASVLRQERAVARCERITVAVDLREDWPGALAAAGHDPAVPTVWIAEGLLIYLPEDAVELLLARISAQSATGSRMGLTLGSRGVIERFGADAAPGSAASMWVSEMPDDPVGWLAGHGWEADSHTLRERAAAYGRPISTPPQHEERPGGLISAVRR
- a CDS encoding alpha/beta fold hydrolase; this encodes MPQHIAEITHRSVPSPGGRIHLAEQGTGPLVLLVHGFPESWYSWRHQLPVLAAAGYRAVAIDVRGYGRSSKPTATDAYRMLGLVEDNVAVVHVLDEESAVVIGHDWGATIAANSALLRPDVFRAVGLLSVPYAPRGGPRPSDVFAHMGGDEEFYVSYFQEPGRAEAEIEPDVRGWLAGFYAALSADTMPAPGAPDPHFVSRNATLRERLPVGRLPAWLSESDLDVYAGEFERTGLSGALNRYRNMDRDWEDLAAFDGAPITQPSLFIGGTLDASTTWLSDAIKAYPVTLPGLVSSHLLDGCGHWIQQERPAEVNRLLTDWLATLPT
- a CDS encoding MerR family transcriptional regulator, which translates into the protein MDELITIGELAARTRLSRKALRLYGDRGLLVPARLEGAGQVRRYGVEQIQRARLIGLMRSMGMPLARIAEVLELDGHAASQSVAAYWAQMEDQHTARRTLATHLQQVLDEATDSLGTPAQRDVAAQWVVSVRTHVDADGLSAFLDGATQELFAHLTAARARIAGHVFALYHGVISQDGDGPVEVCVPTDDPVEQTDRIRVRIEPAHREAYLKVTGQQRSYAVMEALHDTVAAWIDQRGLRLAGPAREVYHPNFTAGDDTEHVMDIAYPFHPPTGTVPDSSGGDDGPVVLS